A window from uncultured Desulfobacter sp. encodes these proteins:
- a CDS encoding phosphomannomutase/phosphoglucomutase → MHPGIFREYDIRGIAGEEISEQDANAIGKAYGSMLMGQGRKKVSVGRDCRITSEAYSKAFIDGILSAGCDVVDIGVCPTPVLYFSIHQFNLEGGAMVTASHNPPEYNGFKLMSGLDSIHSHGLQEIRKIIEDQAYTQGQGTLIKEDAISPYMAMIQENITLKNPIRVGIDAGNGTGGITALPVLKGLGCEVHDLYCDLDGTFPNHEADPTQKKNMTDLIALVKEKKLDLGIGYDGDADRIGVVDKHGNIIYGDQLMVIYAREILSRNPGATFISEVKCSMVMYDQIGKMGGNAIMWRTGHSLIKKKMKEENAALAGEMSGHMFFKDRYYGYDDALYASCRLLEIMDSTGLGVDELIKDLPKTFTTPEIRVDCPDAVKFKVVEKIVALYKARQEVIDIDGMRAIYEDGWGLVRASNTQPALVLRFEALTEPRLEEIRTEIENDLKKIIKDT, encoded by the coding sequence ATGCATCCTGGAATCTTCAGGGAATATGACATCCGCGGCATCGCAGGAGAAGAAATTTCTGAACAGGACGCCAATGCCATAGGAAAGGCATATGGCTCCATGCTTATGGGACAGGGCCGCAAAAAAGTATCTGTCGGCCGGGACTGCCGCATCACGTCAGAGGCCTATTCAAAGGCATTTATTGACGGAATATTGTCCGCAGGCTGCGATGTGGTGGACATTGGTGTCTGCCCCACCCCGGTTCTCTATTTTTCCATTCACCAATTCAATCTTGAAGGCGGGGCCATGGTTACGGCCAGTCACAATCCGCCTGAATATAACGGATTCAAATTGATGAGCGGACTGGATTCCATCCACAGCCACGGGTTGCAGGAAATCCGCAAGATCATTGAAGACCAGGCCTATACCCAGGGTCAGGGTACGTTAATAAAGGAGGATGCAATTTCTCCCTATATGGCCATGATCCAGGAAAATATCACCCTGAAAAACCCCATCCGGGTCGGCATTGATGCCGGCAACGGCACCGGCGGCATCACCGCCTTACCGGTACTCAAAGGCCTGGGATGCGAGGTCCATGATCTTTACTGCGATCTGGACGGCACCTTTCCTAACCACGAGGCAGACCCCACCCAGAAAAAAAATATGACCGACCTCATTGCCCTGGTCAAAGAAAAGAAGCTGGATCTTGGTATCGGCTATGACGGGGATGCAGACCGCATCGGGGTGGTGGACAAACACGGGAATATCATTTACGGGGACCAGCTCATGGTGATTTATGCCAGAGAAATTCTGTCCCGCAATCCCGGCGCCACATTTATATCCGAGGTCAAGTGCTCCATGGTCATGTATGACCAGATCGGCAAAATGGGCGGCAACGCCATCATGTGGCGCACAGGACACTCGTTGATCAAAAAGAAAATGAAAGAAGAAAATGCCGCCTTGGCAGGGGAGATGAGCGGACACATGTTTTTCAAGGACCGCTACTACGGATATGACGATGCCCTGTATGCCTCCTGCAGGCTTCTGGAAATCATGGACAGCACAGGCCTGGGTGTGGACGAATTAATCAAGGATCTGCCCAAAACATTTACCACACCTGAAATCCGGGTTGACTGCCCCGATGCCGTCAAGTTCAAGGTTGTGGAAAAGATAGTGGCATTGTATAAAGCCCGGCAAGAGGTCATTGACATTGACGGGATGCGGGCCATCTATGAAGACGGGTGGGGCCTTGTTCGTGCCTCCAATACCCAGCCGGCCCTGGTGCTCCGCTTTGAAGCCCTGACCGAACCCCGTCTGGAAGAGATTAGAACCGAAATTGAAAATGATTTGAAAAAAATCATTAAGGATACATAA
- a CDS encoding molybdopterin biosynthesis protein — protein METKRNVYLSMVGIEQAKACLFENFGHLETGVEILDVVQARNRVLAAPAVAAISSPNFHASAMDGVAVDAKTTFGASDEAPKSLTIGKTAFWINTGHVLPDETNAVIMIENLNILDDNTIEIEAPAFPWQHVRKMGEDIVATQLLFPRDQKINAYAMGALLSGGVFQVSVKKRPRVLIIPTGSELKRWQDVAPETMKSGDVVESNSTVMTALCADHGADATVNPMLEDDLETIQNAVANGVDHGYDMVMIMGGSSAGSKDYSKPVIENLGQIYVHGVTMMPGKPMMFGKIKETPIFGIPGYPVSAIVAFETFAGPLLLAMQHLPPLEQEIVEVSPVRKVASKLGQEEFLRVKIGSVDGRLMSSQLPRGSGSITTLTEADGIIRIPQHVEGIEAGEKVEAHLLRSRSSIENTVVITGSHDNTLDLLADQIRLAHPGMGISSSHVGSMGGLMAIKKSGCHMAGCHLLDPDDGSYNISYLKKYLPDVPVRLVNLVMRQQGLILPKGNPDKVKGLSDIVEKNLAFINRQPGSGTRILFDFSLKENSLSAADIPGYDNEEYTHMSVAVAVLSGRAKAGLGIKAAALALKLDFLPIVTESYDLVIPEAYYNLPKTQALLEAIQSDEFKQRVLALGGYGVEKTGEELFRSS, from the coding sequence ATGGAAACAAAACGTAATGTATATTTAAGTATGGTGGGAATCGAACAGGCCAAGGCTTGCCTGTTTGAAAATTTTGGTCATCTTGAAACCGGCGTAGAGATCCTGGATGTGGTCCAGGCCCGGAACCGGGTTTTGGCGGCACCGGCAGTGGCTGCCATCTCGTCACCCAACTTTCATGCATCGGCCATGGATGGCGTGGCAGTGGATGCCAAAACCACCTTTGGGGCAAGTGATGAGGCCCCAAAGTCATTAACCATTGGAAAAACAGCGTTCTGGATAAACACCGGACATGTACTCCCTGACGAGACCAATGCTGTGATCATGATCGAAAACCTCAATATCCTGGATGACAACACCATTGAAATTGAAGCGCCGGCGTTCCCCTGGCAGCATGTCCGTAAAATGGGAGAGGATATTGTGGCCACCCAGCTGTTGTTTCCCAGGGACCAAAAAATAAATGCCTACGCCATGGGCGCACTGCTCTCCGGCGGAGTGTTTCAGGTGTCGGTGAAAAAACGGCCCCGGGTGCTTATTATTCCAACGGGATCGGAACTTAAACGATGGCAGGATGTGGCACCGGAAACCATGAAATCCGGAGATGTGGTGGAATCCAATTCCACGGTCATGACCGCATTGTGCGCCGATCACGGGGCGGATGCCACGGTAAATCCCATGCTTGAAGATGATCTTGAAACCATTCAAAACGCCGTAGCCAATGGCGTGGACCATGGGTATGACATGGTCATGATTATGGGCGGCTCCTCTGCCGGGTCCAAGGATTATTCAAAGCCGGTGATTGAAAATTTAGGACAGATTTACGTCCACGGTGTCACCATGATGCCGGGAAAGCCCATGATGTTCGGAAAGATTAAAGAGACCCCCATTTTCGGCATCCCCGGCTATCCGGTATCGGCCATTGTTGCCTTTGAAACCTTTGCAGGCCCCTTGCTGCTGGCCATGCAGCATCTGCCCCCGTTAGAGCAGGAAATCGTGGAGGTTTCACCGGTCAGAAAAGTGGCATCAAAACTCGGCCAGGAAGAGTTTTTAAGGGTAAAAATCGGCTCCGTGGACGGCAGGCTCATGTCTTCCCAACTGCCCCGGGGCTCAGGCAGCATCACCACCCTGACAGAAGCCGACGGCATCATACGAATCCCCCAGCATGTGGAGGGCATTGAGGCCGGCGAAAAAGTAGAGGCACACCTACTTCGCTCCCGGTCATCCATCGAAAATACGGTGGTGATCACCGGCTCCCATGACAATACCCTTGACCTGCTGGCGGACCAGATCCGGCTTGCACATCCGGGCATGGGAATATCCTCCAGCCATGTGGGAAGCATGGGCGGACTGATGGCCATTAAAAAGAGCGGCTGCCACATGGCCGGTTGCCATCTGCTGGATCCCGACGACGGTTCCTATAATATCTCATACCTTAAAAAGTATCTGCCCGATGTGCCGGTGCGCCTGGTTAACCTCGTGATGCGCCAGCAGGGACTGATTCTGCCCAAGGGCAACCCGGACAAGGTCAAAGGGCTCTCGGATATTGTTGAAAAAAACCTGGCCTTTATCAACCGCCAGCCCGGGTCCGGCACCCGGATCTTATTTGATTTCAGTTTAAAGGAAAACAGCCTATCTGCAGCAGATATCCCGGGATATGATAATGAGGAATACACACACATGTCCGTGGCTGTGGCCGTATTATCCGGCCGGGCGAAGGCCGGACTTGGCATCAAAGCTGCCGCCCTGGCCCTGAAGCTGGATTTCCTGCCGATCGTCACAGAATCCTACGACCTGGTCATCCCTGAAGCGTATTACAATCTACCGAAAACCCAGGCCCTTCTTGAAGCCATTCAATCCGACGAATTTAAGCAGCGGGTACTGGCCCTGGGGGGATACGGTGTAGAAAAAACCGGAGAGGAATTGTTCCGGTCAAGCTAA
- the glp gene encoding gephyrin-like molybdotransferase Glp — MSGFFKVKTLDEVLGMAQLFPPVGTEDLHTRDAFSRVLAQDLVSGENLPGFRRSCMDGYAVNAASTFGASESGPAWLNLKGTIAMGDIPDFDLAPGQAARISTGGMLPAGADAVVMVEHTEAVDDQSIEIYKSVAPLQHVIDVTEDFAKGQTVIEKGRLMRPQEIGLAAGLGHERIQAYRVPKVGIISTGDEVIPVDQIPAPGKIRDINSYSLSALVTQAGGEPVRYGIVKDDPKALEKMCKKALAQTDMLLLSGGSSVGTRDYTVDVLANLPDTEILVHGISVSPGKPTILARSGHIPVWGLPGQVVSAMVVFQVVVTAFLHRLRGLSRPLLQVKTPARLSRNIASSQGRRDFVRVMLEQDDQGIVARPILGKSGLIRTMVQADGLLEIGEHVEGLEKGSMVDIILLS; from the coding sequence ATGAGCGGTTTTTTCAAAGTAAAGACCCTGGACGAAGTTCTGGGGATGGCACAGCTTTTCCCCCCGGTGGGCACGGAAGATTTGCACACCCGTGATGCCTTTTCACGGGTGCTTGCCCAGGATCTTGTTTCCGGGGAAAATCTGCCCGGCTTCAGGCGGTCGTGCATGGACGGCTATGCGGTCAATGCCGCGTCTACCTTTGGGGCATCGGAGTCGGGTCCGGCCTGGCTGAACCTTAAGGGTACCATCGCCATGGGAGATATCCCGGACTTTGATTTGGCACCGGGGCAAGCCGCCCGGATCTCCACGGGCGGTATGCTGCCGGCCGGTGCCGACGCCGTTGTCATGGTGGAGCACACCGAGGCGGTGGACGACCAGTCCATTGAAATCTATAAATCCGTGGCCCCGCTGCAGCATGTCATTGACGTCACCGAGGATTTTGCCAAGGGCCAGACCGTCATTGAAAAAGGCCGTTTAATGCGGCCCCAGGAGATCGGTCTGGCAGCAGGACTGGGACACGAACGGATCCAGGCGTATCGGGTACCTAAGGTCGGCATCATCTCCACCGGGGATGAGGTAATCCCCGTTGATCAAATCCCTGCCCCCGGCAAAATTCGCGATATCAACTCATACTCTTTATCTGCCCTGGTGACCCAGGCAGGCGGAGAGCCTGTACGGTACGGCATCGTCAAAGATGATCCCAAGGCGTTGGAAAAAATGTGTAAAAAAGCGCTGGCCCAGACGGATATGCTCCTGCTGTCAGGCGGCTCCTCTGTGGGCACAAGGGATTATACGGTTGACGTATTGGCTAATCTTCCGGATACGGAAATTCTTGTCCACGGTATTTCCGTAAGCCCGGGGAAACCCACCATCCTGGCGCGATCCGGTCACATCCCGGTGTGGGGGTTGCCCGGCCAGGTGGTCTCGGCCATGGTGGTGTTCCAGGTCGTGGTAACCGCATTTCTCCACCGGCTAAGGGGTTTGTCCCGTCCGCTTCTCCAGGTAAAAACACCGGCCCGGCTCTCCCGGAACATCGCCTCTTCCCAGGGCCGACGGGATTTTGTACGGGTGATGCTGGAACAAGACGACCAGGGCATTGTGGCACGTCCCATTCTCGGCAAGTCCGGTTTGATCCGCACCATGGTCCAGGCTGACGGACTGCTTGAAATCGGAGAGCATGTGGAAGGCCTGGAAAAAGGCAGCATGGTAGATATTATTCTTTTAAGTTAG
- a CDS encoding ATP-dependent helicase yields the protein MQLSQPQQDAVDHTGSPALVVAGAGSGKTRTLTAKFSHLINMGHAPERILAITFTNKAAQEMKSRLMEMTGLHHARFEWVRTYHSACLMILKRHCQIMGYTPPLQVFTVYQQDKLVKELCVKNNIDKKYARRILSSISRAKNDGDPAKYFDRKPGFLNVRMADIFAQFEERLAEMNCVDFDNILLKARDLLRDNEEVRTYYQDLFSYILVDEYQDTNNLQEELTSLLLGGHRNLFCVGDDWQAVYGFRGSNVNHFLRFAEKYKDAKIFRLEENYRSADEIVQAANDLIDYNPDKMDKRCFSHKKGGVVEIYEFMSDAHEAEWAARRILNLHKQGQGIPLDKMAVVYRTKFCSLPFEKTFRAFRIPYRLMGSQGFFERMEVLDINSYLSASYFPNDDLSFERVINTPKRGIGPAMIKKLATLREQGGSLQGAARIMVRDRLVSKKVHENMSEVLDILDTIHDMAPAMAMETVMDRTGYYDYLKTKTKTDAEFVSKKENIEQLIHTARAKDTMLEYLEEAALIREDKDEDDQDENGVGLLTIHSAKGLEFDVVFIVGCEEGLFPHWRSVDEGDAALSEERRLMYVAMTRAERFLYLSHVNYRKGDFATPSRFIDQVRECLD from the coding sequence ATGCAACTATCCCAGCCCCAACAGGACGCTGTTGATCATACCGGCTCCCCGGCCCTCGTGGTTGCGGGAGCCGGTTCCGGTAAAACAAGAACCCTGACCGCCAAATTTTCCCATCTCATCAACATGGGCCATGCCCCGGAGCGTATTCTGGCCATCACCTTTACCAACAAGGCGGCCCAGGAGATGAAAAGCCGGCTGATGGAGATGACAGGCCTGCATCACGCGCGCTTTGAATGGGTCAGGACCTATCACTCGGCCTGCCTGATGATCTTAAAACGGCATTGCCAGATCATGGGATATACCCCGCCGCTGCAGGTGTTCACCGTGTACCAGCAGGACAAGCTGGTCAAGGAACTTTGCGTAAAAAATAATATTGATAAAAAATACGCACGCCGGATTCTTTCATCCATCTCCCGGGCCAAAAACGACGGTGATCCGGCCAAATATTTTGACCGCAAACCCGGATTTCTCAATGTCCGGATGGCCGATATTTTTGCCCAGTTTGAAGAACGCCTGGCCGAAATGAATTGCGTTGATTTTGACAACATCCTGCTCAAAGCCCGTGACTTGCTTCGGGACAATGAAGAGGTCCGCACATATTACCAGGACCTTTTTTCCTATATTCTGGTGGATGAGTACCAGGACACCAACAACCTGCAGGAGGAGCTGACCTCCCTTTTATTGGGCGGACACCGCAACCTGTTCTGCGTGGGCGATGACTGGCAGGCCGTATATGGATTCCGCGGCTCCAACGTGAACCACTTTTTACGGTTTGCAGAAAAGTATAAAGACGCAAAAATTTTCCGGCTGGAAGAAAATTATAGGTCTGCCGACGAGATCGTCCAGGCCGCCAATGATCTCATTGACTATAACCCCGACAAAATGGATAAACGCTGTTTTTCACACAAAAAAGGCGGGGTGGTTGAAATTTATGAGTTCATGTCCGATGCCCATGAAGCCGAATGGGCTGCCAGGCGGATATTGAATCTCCACAAACAGGGACAGGGAATTCCCCTGGACAAGATGGCCGTGGTCTACCGAACCAAATTCTGTTCATTGCCCTTTGAAAAAACCTTCAGGGCCTTTCGCATTCCCTACCGGCTGATGGGGTCCCAGGGCTTTTTTGAACGCATGGAAGTACTGGATATCAACTCCTATTTAAGCGCCTCGTATTTTCCAAATGACGACCTCTCCTTTGAGCGGGTTATCAATACACCCAAACGGGGAATCGGGCCGGCCATGATTAAAAAATTAGCTACCCTGCGCGAACAGGGCGGCTCTTTGCAGGGGGCGGCGCGGATCATGGTCCGGGATAGGCTTGTGAGCAAAAAGGTCCATGAAAATATGTCAGAGGTTCTGGATATTCTGGATACCATCCATGACATGGCCCCGGCCATGGCCATGGAGACGGTCATGGACCGCACCGGGTATTACGACTATCTGAAAACCAAAACAAAAACCGACGCAGAATTTGTCAGCAAAAAAGAAAACATCGAACAGCTGATCCACACGGCCCGGGCCAAGGATACCATGCTCGAATACCTGGAAGAGGCCGCCCTGATCCGTGAAGACAAAGATGAGGACGACCAGGATGAAAACGGGGTGGGCCTGCTCACCATTCATTCGGCCAAGGGGCTGGAGTTTGATGTGGTGTTCATCGTCGGGTGCGAAGAAGGTCTGTTTCCCCACTGGCGCTCGGTTGACGAGGGCGATGCCGCTCTGTCCGAGGAACGCAGGCTCATGTATGTGGCCATGACCCGGGCCGAACGCTTTTTGTACTTGAGCCACGTTAATTACCGCAAAGGCGATTTTGCCACCCCCAGCCGGTTCATTGATCAGGTCCGGGAATGCCTGGATTAA
- a CDS encoding LL-diaminopimelate aminotransferase: MITANENYNKLNASYLFADIAKRVQLYQDSNPDKEVIRLGIGDVTLPLPPAVIQAFKKGVDEMAEDATFRGYGPEQGYQFLRQAIAACDFQSRGADIDADEIFVSDGAKCDTGNFQELFSNDITIAIPDPVYPVYLDTNVMAGRTGAFKDGRYEGIVYMDCLKENGFMPEMPESPVDLIYLCFPNNPTGSTATKEQLAAWVDYSRENKALILFDAAYEAFIRDESLPRSIYEIPGAKEVAVEFRSLSKTAGFTGTRCGFTVVPKDCMIYTADGTKVSLHNMWNRRQSTKFNGVSYPVQKAAEAVYSPEGQAQIKANIDYYLANAGVVRQTMTDLGFDHVGGENSPYIWIDGNGRDSWEFFDLLLDKAGVVCTPGQGFGRCGAQSIRISAFNSPENVTKAMARVKDVLK; the protein is encoded by the coding sequence TTGATTACAGCCAATGAAAATTACAACAAACTGAATGCCTCATATTTATTTGCGGATATAGCCAAACGCGTTCAGCTATACCAGGACAGCAATCCTGACAAAGAAGTGATCCGCCTTGGGATCGGCGATGTAACGCTTCCCCTGCCGCCTGCCGTTATTCAGGCCTTTAAAAAGGGTGTGGATGAAATGGCCGAGGATGCTACCTTCCGAGGCTATGGCCCCGAGCAGGGATATCAGTTTTTAAGGCAGGCCATTGCAGCCTGTGATTTCCAGTCCAGGGGCGCGGATATCGACGCAGATGAAATTTTTGTATCCGACGGGGCCAAATGCGATACGGGCAATTTCCAGGAACTGTTCTCCAATGACATTACCATTGCCATTCCGGATCCGGTTTATCCGGTGTATCTGGACACCAATGTCATGGCCGGCAGAACCGGTGCGTTCAAGGATGGACGGTATGAGGGTATTGTCTACATGGACTGCCTCAAAGAAAACGGTTTCATGCCGGAGATGCCGGAATCGCCGGTTGATTTGATCTATCTTTGCTTCCCCAACAATCCCACAGGATCGACGGCCACCAAAGAACAGCTTGCCGCCTGGGTGGATTATTCCCGGGAGAATAAAGCCCTGATCCTGTTTGATGCCGCCTACGAGGCCTTTATCCGGGATGAGAGCCTTCCCAGAAGCATTTATGAAATCCCCGGCGCTAAAGAGGTTGCCGTAGAATTTAGGAGCCTGTCCAAGACGGCCGGTTTTACAGGCACCCGCTGCGGATTCACGGTGGTACCTAAAGATTGCATGATCTATACAGCCGACGGGACCAAGGTCTCTTTACATAATATGTGGAACCGTCGGCAGTCCACCAAATTCAACGGGGTTTCCTATCCGGTGCAAAAGGCTGCCGAGGCGGTTTACAGCCCAGAGGGACAGGCTCAGATCAAGGCAAACATAGACTATTACCTGGCCAACGCCGGCGTGGTTCGCCAGACCATGACCGACCTTGGGTTTGACCATGTGGGCGGTGAAAATTCGCCATACATCTGGATCGACGGCAACGGCCGTGATTCCTGGGAATTTTTTGACCTGCTGCTGGACAAAGCAGGCGTGGTCTGCACCCCGGGACAGGGTTTTGGCCGGTGCGGCGCGCAATCCATCAGAATTTCCGCATTTAACAGTCCTGAAAATGTAACCAAGGCCATGGCGCGGGTAAAAGATGTTTTAAAATGA
- a CDS encoding TraR/DksA family transcriptional regulator, whose protein sequence is MTTQVSQVSLNSYDSLDNEPYMSEGQLAYFKGKLLQRKDELHNRISQSIKKIKTLEAAQADILDRSNSYIDLELEVKSFERHSDMIVQVDHALARIDDGSFGYCELTGDEIGLRRLEAIPFATMSIKALEAFEAGLAHMFVSN, encoded by the coding sequence ATGACGACACAGGTTTCGCAAGTATCTTTAAACAGCTACGATTCTTTGGATAACGAACCCTACATGAGTGAAGGACAACTCGCTTACTTTAAGGGCAAATTGCTGCAGCGAAAAGACGAGCTGCATAACAGAATTTCCCAATCCATAAAAAAAATTAAAACCCTAGAAGCCGCCCAGGCCGATATTCTTGACCGGAGCAACTCATATATTGATCTGGAACTTGAGGTGAAAAGTTTTGAGCGCCATTCAGATATGATCGTACAGGTGGATCATGCCCTGGCGCGTATTGACGACGGCAGTTTCGGATACTGTGAACTGACAGGTGATGAGATCGGACTGCGGCGACTGGAAGCGATTCCCTTTGCCACCATGTCCATTAAAGCGCTGGAGGCATTTGAAGCGGGCCTGGCTCATATGTTCGTATCCAATTGA
- a CDS encoding OmpA family protein, producing MNKKRFVQTLLTITAFVFLFGCAAKEPVGLPSFSAKQFDASMYQSKVDNFVIILDASSSMNDDCMGNPKFMIGKAVVEHMNQTIPELGQTAGLRTFGHDDSISKKETELFYGMTGYNSAALAEKLGEVSKAGGYSPLGSALAAMGKDLETLSGKTAVIIVSDGLDMAKDTAQAKAVKEQYGDAICFYPIQVGDAEEGTAFLTEVAEIGGCASLVNAKDLMGTAEMGAFVEKVFLAPADAPTPAPSPMDSDGDGVLDPDDQCPGTPAGAKVNAVGCWVLDNVLFDFDKAVIKPATFAQLDAVYEILEKNPAMSIELQGHTDNIGSKKYNMALSLRRANAVAKYLVDKGIARNRLATTGFGFDKPVALNSTDFGRSLNRRVEIHPY from the coding sequence ATGAACAAGAAACGTTTCGTGCAAACCCTTTTAACCATTACCGCCTTTGTTTTTCTGTTTGGCTGCGCGGCGAAGGAACCCGTCGGGCTTCCGTCGTTTTCGGCTAAACAGTTTGATGCGTCCATGTATCAGTCTAAAGTTGATAATTTCGTTATTATTCTGGATGCCTCCAGCTCCATGAACGATGACTGCATGGGCAATCCTAAATTCATGATCGGCAAAGCTGTTGTAGAACATATGAACCAGACTATTCCTGAACTCGGACAAACTGCCGGGTTGAGAACGTTTGGGCATGATGACTCCATTTCTAAAAAAGAGACCGAATTGTTTTACGGCATGACAGGTTACAACTCCGCTGCCCTGGCTGAAAAACTTGGCGAAGTTTCAAAAGCCGGTGGCTACAGCCCTCTTGGCTCCGCCCTGGCAGCTATGGGTAAAGATCTTGAAACCCTTTCCGGAAAAACCGCTGTAATTATCGTTTCCGACGGTTTGGACATGGCAAAAGATACCGCCCAGGCCAAAGCAGTTAAAGAACAGTATGGCGATGCAATCTGCTTTTACCCCATTCAGGTGGGCGATGCCGAAGAAGGTACTGCATTTCTTACTGAGGTCGCAGAGATCGGCGGTTGCGCAAGTCTGGTAAATGCCAAGGATCTTATGGGCACCGCGGAAATGGGCGCATTTGTTGAAAAGGTATTCCTGGCACCAGCCGATGCCCCTACTCCTGCACCTTCCCCCATGGACAGCGATGGTGACGGCGTACTTGATCCCGATGATCAGTGCCCCGGAACACCTGCCGGTGCAAAAGTAAATGCAGTTGGCTGCTGGGTGCTTGACAACGTGTTGTTCGATTTTGACAAAGCCGTCATCAAACCTGCAACTTTTGCTCAGCTTGATGCCGTGTATGAAATTTTAGAAAAGAATCCCGCAATGAGTATTGAACTGCAGGGTCATACGGATAATATCGGTTCCAAGAAATACAACATGGCTCTGTCCCTGAGACGTGCCAATGCCGTTGCTAAATATCTGGTAGATAAAGGTATTGCACGCAACCGTCTGGCCACCACAGGCTTTGGCTTTGACAAACCGGTTGCCCTGAACAGCACAGACTTCGGCCGTTCCCTGAACAGAAGGGTTGAAATTCATCCTTACTAA
- a CDS encoding undecaprenyl-diphosphate phosphatase, translated as MEIYQGIILGILQGLTEFLPVSSSGHLVLGQVYFNITECGLIFDASVHMGTLGAVFIVYFKDIRDIIKSLAIFAWTRNTSGHEKNLALATAIIIGSVPTAIIGLVLKRYEDILFTSSLLVGCMLIVTGLLLWVSRNYYRVGKGQPLTIARALTIGLVQGIAVVPGISRSGSTIATGLFMGLDRQAAARFSFLLSIPAILGAQVLSIKDVIESQGHIDPATIYGTIASFIVGLAALKLLLKLVNTGKFHLFAPYCWLAGILALISNFI; from the coding sequence ATGGAAATCTATCAGGGTATAATCCTAGGCATCCTCCAGGGACTTACAGAATTTTTGCCGGTGAGCAGTTCAGGACACCTGGTCCTGGGGCAGGTCTACTTTAATATTACTGAATGCGGTCTTATTTTCGATGCGTCCGTACACATGGGCACCCTTGGCGCGGTATTTATTGTATATTTCAAAGACATCCGGGACATCATTAAAAGCCTGGCGATCTTTGCCTGGACCCGGAATACATCAGGGCATGAAAAGAATCTGGCACTGGCCACCGCCATCATTATCGGCTCTGTGCCCACGGCAATCATCGGACTGGTGCTCAAACGGTACGAAGACATTCTGTTCACATCATCTTTACTCGTCGGGTGTATGCTTATCGTAACAGGGCTCCTTTTGTGGGTCTCCAGAAACTACTACAGGGTTGGAAAAGGACAGCCGCTGACCATTGCAAGGGCGCTGACCATCGGCCTTGTCCAGGGGATTGCCGTTGTGCCCGGCATCTCCCGGTCCGGATCCACCATAGCCACCGGCTTGTTCATGGGCCTGGACAGGCAGGCCGCTGCCCGGTTCTCCTTTCTTTTATCCATCCCGGCCATTCTCGGTGCCCAGGTGCTCAGCATAAAAGACGTGATAGAATCCCAGGGGCACATTGACCCAGCCACCATTTATGGTACAATCGCTTCATTCATCGTTGGGCTGGCAGCTCTGAAACTTCTATTAAAACTGGTGAATACCGGTAAATTTCATCTGTTTGCACCCTATTGCTGGCTGGCCGGCATTCTAGCACTTATTTCAAATTTTATATAG